In Arthrobacter sp. QXT-31, one genomic interval encodes:
- a CDS encoding ISL3 family transposase, producing MNNSMSCSHGRWCTRADTLLGVEGIHISSVTATGAGLVLGVETGEDVTGCPDCGVVAVGHGRRPVRLHDIPCFGRPVRLLWAKRVWRCPDPDCPRTTFTEEHPMAVSRAKLTTRAVGWATDALQRFDTSVSALAHQLGVSWHTIWDAVRVEASRRIAATDRLTGVDALGVDEHVWSHIGPPGSGMVTGIVDHTRDAHGVVHARLLDLVPGRSGKAYADWLKERGTGFTAGIKTAALDPFRGYANAIRDELPEAITVLDAFHVVKLGSAMVDEVRRRVQQDTLGHRGRKGDPLYGIRRTLQIGAEHLTDKQAARLDAKLTLGDPDHEVSLAWQCYQKLRNIYHARPEKGRQLVSEVMAQFPTCPIPEVARLGRTLKQWKAAILAYFDTFGASNGPTEAINGVIETTRRIARGFRNFTNYRLRCLLAAGGHRPYRINQTNHA from the coding sequence ATGAATAACTCTATGTCTTGTTCCCACGGCCGGTGGTGCACGCGCGCGGATACGCTGCTCGGTGTTGAGGGCATCCACATCAGCTCTGTCACGGCGACCGGGGCCGGCCTCGTTCTGGGCGTCGAGACCGGGGAAGACGTCACCGGTTGTCCGGACTGCGGCGTCGTTGCCGTGGGCCACGGCCGCCGGCCGGTCCGGCTCCACGACATCCCGTGTTTCGGCCGGCCGGTGCGGCTGCTCTGGGCGAAGCGCGTCTGGCGATGCCCGGACCCTGACTGCCCCAGAACGACGTTCACCGAGGAGCATCCAATGGCGGTATCCCGAGCGAAACTCACGACCAGGGCAGTCGGGTGGGCGACCGATGCGCTGCAGCGTTTCGACACCTCGGTTTCCGCTCTGGCCCATCAGCTCGGCGTTTCGTGGCACACCATCTGGGACGCTGTCCGAGTGGAAGCCTCCCGCCGGATCGCAGCGACGGACCGGCTGACAGGGGTGGACGCGCTCGGGGTTGATGAGCACGTCTGGTCCCACATCGGCCCACCGGGATCCGGCATGGTCACCGGGATCGTGGACCACACGCGCGACGCCCACGGTGTGGTGCACGCCAGGTTGCTGGACCTTGTCCCGGGCCGGTCCGGGAAGGCCTACGCCGACTGGCTCAAAGAGCGCGGGACCGGGTTCACCGCCGGAATCAAAACGGCTGCGCTGGATCCCTTCCGCGGCTACGCCAACGCGATCCGCGACGAGCTGCCCGAAGCCATCACCGTCCTGGATGCCTTCCATGTCGTGAAGTTAGGCTCAGCCATGGTCGATGAGGTCCGCCGCCGGGTCCAGCAGGACACCCTCGGGCACCGCGGCCGCAAGGGCGATCCGCTCTACGGCATCCGCCGGACCTTGCAGATCGGGGCCGAACACCTCACCGACAAACAGGCCGCCCGGCTCGACGCGAAGCTCACCCTCGGGGACCCGGACCACGAAGTCAGCCTGGCCTGGCAGTGCTACCAGAAGCTCCGAAACATCTACCACGCCAGACCGGAGAAGGGCCGCCAACTCGTCAGCGAGGTGATGGCCCAATTCCCGACCTGCCCGATCCCGGAAGTCGCCCGGCTCGGCAGGACACTCAAACAATGGAAGGCAGCGATCCTGGCCTACTTCGACACCTTCGGCGCCTCCAACGGCCCCACCGAAGCGATCAATGGGGTCATCGAAACCACCCGCAGAATAGCCCGCGGCTTCCGCAACTTCACCAACTACAGACTCCGATGCCTACTCGCAGCCGGCGGCCACCGCCCCTACCGAATCAACCAGACAAACCATGCCTAA
- a CDS encoding IS1634 family transposase, protein MAFIRRVRTASGATAVQIAEYVRGRQRIVEHVGSAHTEAELGMLLQRARELLDNPAQGVLELGIEPTPSVKGLVAPVGDSGLFTVPDAAVSADRDGPGRVVGTDSRILFDALAGVFTALGFDGLDDEVFRDLVIARVVEPTSLLDAGRVLRDLGQSAASYATMKRTLGRAAAGKYRDRIATWCFQHASTSGDISLVLYDVTTLYFEAEKEDELRKVGYSKERCVDPQIVVGLLVDRGGFPLEIGCFEGNKAETATMIPIIKQFQARHQLADMVVVADAGMVSAGNLRELDEANLRFIVGSRMTKAPTDLASHFRWHGDAFTDGQLIDTITPRTGHTKENNPDLRAEPVWDPATNPGSWRAVWAYSRKRAVRDATTLTAQENRAREVIEGQKAARTPRFVKTAGGKRCLDEASLTRARQLAGLKGYVTNIPANVMTATEVIGSYHDLWHVEQSFRMSKTDLRARPMFHRTRDAIEAHLTIVFTALAVSRTIQNRTGLAVANVIKQLRPLRSATIAINGTTQRFAPDISAEQQAILDAIHGPKSHALRK, encoded by the coding sequence GTGGCGTTCATCAGGAGGGTGCGGACGGCCTCGGGAGCGACGGCCGTGCAGATCGCCGAGTACGTCCGTGGCCGGCAGCGGATTGTGGAGCACGTCGGCTCGGCGCATACGGAGGCCGAACTCGGCATGCTGCTGCAGCGCGCCCGTGAGCTGCTGGACAACCCTGCCCAGGGCGTCCTCGAGCTCGGTATCGAGCCCACGCCTTCGGTGAAAGGCCTGGTCGCCCCGGTCGGCGATTCGGGTCTGTTCACCGTTCCTGACGCGGCGGTATCAGCCGATCGTGACGGTCCCGGACGTGTGGTCGGCACGGACTCCAGGATCCTGTTCGATGCGCTGGCCGGCGTGTTCACGGCGTTGGGGTTTGATGGGCTGGATGATGAGGTGTTCCGGGACCTGGTGATCGCCCGGGTGGTCGAACCGACATCGCTGCTGGATGCCGGGAGAGTCCTGCGGGACCTGGGCCAATCCGCGGCCAGCTACGCGACGATGAAACGAACCCTCGGCCGCGCGGCTGCGGGCAAGTACCGGGACCGGATCGCGACCTGGTGCTTCCAGCACGCCAGCACCAGCGGCGACATTTCCCTGGTGCTCTACGACGTCACCACGCTCTACTTCGAGGCCGAGAAGGAAGACGAGCTGCGAAAGGTCGGCTATTCCAAGGAACGCTGCGTCGATCCCCAGATCGTCGTCGGCCTGCTCGTTGACCGGGGCGGGTTCCCGCTGGAGATCGGCTGCTTTGAAGGCAACAAGGCCGAGACCGCGACCATGATCCCGATCATCAAGCAGTTCCAGGCCCGCCACCAGCTGGCCGACATGGTCGTCGTGGCCGATGCCGGCATGGTCTCCGCGGGCAATCTGCGCGAACTGGACGAGGCGAACCTGCGGTTCATCGTCGGCTCCCGGATGACCAAGGCCCCCACCGACCTGGCCTCGCACTTCCGCTGGCACGGCGACGCGTTCACCGACGGGCAACTGATCGACACCATCACACCCAGAACCGGCCACACGAAGGAGAACAACCCCGACCTCCGTGCCGAACCCGTCTGGGACCCCGCCACGAATCCCGGCTCTTGGCGGGCGGTGTGGGCCTACTCCCGCAAGAGAGCGGTCCGCGACGCGACCACCCTCACGGCCCAGGAGAACCGGGCCCGCGAGGTCATCGAGGGACAGAAAGCGGCCCGGACCCCGCGCTTCGTCAAGACCGCCGGCGGCAAACGATGCCTCGACGAGGCATCACTGACACGAGCCCGGCAACTCGCCGGCCTGAAAGGCTACGTCACGAACATCCCCGCTAACGTCATGACGGCTACGGAAGTCATCGGTTCTTACCACGACCTCTGGCACGTCGAGCAGTCCTTCCGGATGAGCAAAACAGACCTCCGGGCCAGACCCATGTTCCACCGCACCCGCGACGCAATCGAGGCACACCTGACGATCGTGTTCACCGCGCTGGCCGTCTCCCGAACCATCCAGAACAGAACCGGGCTCGCGGTCGCCAACGTCATCAAGCAGCTCCGGCCCCTGCGCTCAGCGACCATCGCCATCAACGGCACCACACAACGATTCGCTCCCGACATCAGCGCAGAGCAGCAAGCCATCCTCGACGCGATTCACGGCCCAAAAAGTCACGCACTAAGGAAATGA